The genomic DNA GCCAGCTTAAGTGTGTCGTGATCTGTGATGCATATTCCGTCCATGGAAAGTTCCTTCGCTCGGGCGACCGCTCTCTCCAGAGGTAAAAAGCTGTCCGGCGATCCCTCCATGGTGTGCAGGTGGGTATCTATTATCATGGAAACTCTCCTTTGTATCTCCGTCTACTTATCGGAGTAGTTTTTATTCCATTGAATTATACCGAAGCCTGGGATTTTCGCAACGTCCTATGTCGTGATCCTTCCGTTTCCGAAAAGAAGGGATGTCGTAACCTCTTTTTTGTAGTATAAGGAAAAGCCTTTACGAAACTTACATTCTGGAGGTGTACCGATGCTCAGATCGGACTATCATGTACATACGTCTTTTTCCGGTGACTGCGACGAACCGTTGGACCGGGTCTTACAGAGAGCCTGTGATCTCGGATTGAAAGAGATAGCCATAACGGACCACATGGATCTCGATTTTCCTAGCGAGGCGGTGAACTTCGACCTGGACGTGCCTTCCTATCTGGAGACTCTTGTTTGGTGTCGGGCCCGGTGGGTCGACAGAATAAAACTTAGGGTCGGTTTGGAAGTCGGATTGGATATCTCAAAGAAGGACAGAATAGCTTCGGTCTTGGAGAACAACGATTGGGATTTCGTTATAGGATCCCTTCATTGCGTGGATGGAAAGAGCATGGGAGAGGACGGTTTTTTCAAGGGAAAGACCAGAGACGAGGCTCACGGGAGGTACTTCGAAGCTATGTTGGATAGCGTCAAGGCCTTTTCCGGCTTCTCCGTCGTGGGGCATATGGATTTCGTTAGGCGCTACGGAGCAGGAGTCTACGGCGACAGGCACAGCGTTATAGACCGTGAGCTCCATAAGGATAGGATAGACGAGATCCTTCGGGAGCTGGTTAAAAGAGGTATCGGTCTGGAACTCAACACATCCGGTCTTCGCTACGGCCTCGATGCCTTTCATCCCGGAGATTGGATACTGCGTCGTTACAGAGAGCTCGGAGGAGAGATGATTACCGTGGGCTCCGATGCCCACAGGCTCAAGGACATCGCCGACGATTTCTTTCTAGCGGAGGGACTGCTGGAGGCCCTCGGGTTTCGCTATACATGTAGTTTCCAGGGAAGGACTCCAAGGTTCTACTCACTGGCAGCCTAAGCCCCGTAAAAATATACTGCGATCTTTTTTCGACTAGGAGAGGCTTAACGGCCTCTCTTTTTTGTTTGCCCTGAGAGTATTTTATGGATAGGATTGTTCTCAGAGGAATGTCCAGTCATGGCAGGAGGTGCTCCCTTGGACAGAAAAGAGATGTTACGAGATCCGTTGGTGTGGAAGTTCAGGATGTACGGTTTTCTCAAAAACCTGCGTTTTTTCGAGCCCTATATGCTCTTGTACCTCATAGGAGCAGGATTGTCTCTATTTCAGATAGGTCTTCTGTTTTCCCTAAGAGAAGCGGTCATATACGTTTTCGAGATACCGTCGGGAGTTCTGGCCGATCATTGGGGGAGGAAAAAGGAGCTCCTTCTCTGCTTTGTTTTTTATCTTATATCCTTCGCTCTTTTTTTCATCGGCCGATCTTTGCCGATTTTCGCCGGGGCGGTAGCCTTTTTCGGCCTTGGCGAGGCCTTTCGTTCCGGAACCCACAAGGCCATGATCTATACCTATCTTGATCACTATGGCGTGGCGAACGAGAAGACCTTTCTGTACGGCAGGACCAGGGCCTGGTCGCTGCTGGGTTCGGCCCTCTCCGCTCTGATAGCCGTGCCTCTGGCTTTGGGATTGCCGGCCTATCGATGGCTCTTCATAGTTGCAATGCTTCCCTATATAGGGGATCTCGCTTTGATATGGAGCTATCCCGACTGGCTGGACAGGGACGAGACCCTATCGGAGGAAAAATCCGAGAGGGGATTTCTGTCCTTCGGCTTCCGTTCGCTTCGATCGGTTATGAGGGATAGAAGGCTTATGAGGGCGTTATTGAGTTCGTCCATATACGATGGCCTGTTCAAGATAATCAAGGACTACGTCCAGCCGATACTGGCCTTGGTGCTGGTGGGTACCCTGGCCGGAGACGGCGACAGGGCCCTGACCGTATGGCTCGGCTTGACCTACTGTATATTCCATCTGGCCGGTTCAGCCGCGTCCGCATCGATATGGAGGCTCAGGCGAAGAATCTCCTCCGCCTGGCTTATGAACGCATCCTTCGACGTTATGGGAATGGCGGCCCTCCTTCTGGCGGGAGTCTCCCTCTGGGGATCTCCTCTGACAGTGGCGGCGGTGTTTTTCCTCCTTTACGTCATGAAGGACGCCAGGCGGCCTATCTTCGTCGATCTCTGCGGCGACCTTATGGATCGAGACGTTAGAGCCACCGTAATGTCGGTGGACAGCCAGTTTCGTTCTTTACTGGCGGTGATCGCCGCCCCTCTGCTCGGATGGGTGGCGGACGGCACAGGTCTTCCAGTGGCCTTCGCCATGGTAGGGCTTTTCATGCTGGCCTCGAACAGATGGCTCAAGGTACAGAGTCGG from Dethiosulfovibrio russensis includes the following:
- a CDS encoding histidinol-phosphatase HisJ family protein, which codes for MLRSDYHVHTSFSGDCDEPLDRVLQRACDLGLKEIAITDHMDLDFPSEAVNFDLDVPSYLETLVWCRARWVDRIKLRVGLEVGLDISKKDRIASVLENNDWDFVIGSLHCVDGKSMGEDGFFKGKTRDEAHGRYFEAMLDSVKAFSGFSVVGHMDFVRRYGAGVYGDRHSVIDRELHKDRIDEILRELVKRGIGLELNTSGLRYGLDAFHPGDWILRRYRELGGEMITVGSDAHRLKDIADDFFLAEGLLEALGFRYTCSFQGRTPRFYSLAA
- a CDS encoding MFS transporter, with amino-acid sequence MDRKEMLRDPLVWKFRMYGFLKNLRFFEPYMLLYLIGAGLSLFQIGLLFSLREAVIYVFEIPSGVLADHWGRKKELLLCFVFYLISFALFFIGRSLPIFAGAVAFFGLGEAFRSGTHKAMIYTYLDHYGVANEKTFLYGRTRAWSLLGSALSALIAVPLALGLPAYRWLFIVAMLPYIGDLALIWSYPDWLDRDETLSEEKSERGFLSFGFRSLRSVMRDRRLMRALLSSSIYDGLFKIIKDYVQPILALVLVGTLAGDGDRALTVWLGLTYCIFHLAGSAASASIWRLRRRISSAWLMNASFDVMGMAALLLAGVSLWGSPLTVAAVFFLLYVMKDARRPIFVDLCGDLMDRDVRATVMSVDSQFRSLLAVIAAPLLGWVADGTGLPVAFAMVGLFMLASNRWLKVQSREIAVIPEIESPDGS